A genomic stretch from Setaria viridis chromosome 1, Setaria_viridis_v4.0, whole genome shotgun sequence includes:
- the LOC117866355 gene encoding uncharacterized protein yields MHLHAAGAVHLQYFMPRHQPHQEATDLQVQDSSSAVCRRSLSSSTSPAGAAMWEYHHHQAAHAAALQAASSSASSLFPSWSSSYAGTTAALLGSAGSAFATDASSSPPDMRLPAAGEHGHGHPWSQHGEQSNSTCYRENFLDLLASKNVTQEMFEDVPADAGHYSAHHQALSGRLGAGSDVAPIKYEATGSPLFFGNSNPPGMHQGMNMAGCTPCYPYADHHQMKEGSNQQQELAAPAMASFLQQLSTNTSVGMHGSLDYSGMGLDKICQEGRAVEASGSFGMRSLPDLSSFSGYRSNAESTSSVQPYLRSSNLSDSSKQEQDIVSARSSSSGSGAASERKKRPSEERTSNVKKSKQEGSKASPPKPQVPKVKIGEKITALQQIVSPFGKTDTASVLFETIKYIKFLHEQVQLLSEPYTNSSRNKGNLPWVVEHAETSKGDQAEHDLRNRGLCLVPVSWTPEVYRDGTAMDYWTPAYRGCLYR; encoded by the exons ATGCACCTGCACGCAGCCGGCGCGGTGCACCTCCAGTATTTCATGCCCCGGCACCAGCCGCATCAGGAAGCCACCGACCTACAGGTGCAGGATTCCTCCTCGGCCGTGTGCAGGCGCAGCTTGTCGTCGTCCACTTCGCCGGCGGGCGCCGCCATGTGGGAGTATCATCATCACCAGGCGGCGCATGCGGCAGCCTTGCAAGCTGCCTCCTCGTCGGCGTCTTCTCTATTCCCCTCCTGGAGCTCATCATACGCCGGGACCACGGCGGCGCTCCTCGGCTCCGCCGGCTCGGCCTTCGCCACCGACgcctcgtcctcgccgcccgACATGCGCCTCCCGGCTGCGGGGGAGCACGGCCACGGCCATCCATGGAGCCAGCACGGCGAACA AAGCAACAGCACATGCTACAGGGAGAACTTCCTCGACCTGCTCGCGTCCAAGAACGTGACGCAGGAGATGTTCGAGGACGTCCCCGCCGACGCCGGTCACTACTCCGCGCATCATCAGGCTCTGTCAGGACGGCTCGGAGCAGGCTCCGATGTTGCACCGATCAAGTACGAGGCCACCGGCTCGCCGCTGTTCTTTGGGAACTCTAATCCTCCCGGTATGCACCAGGGGATGAACATGGCGGGTTGCACGCCATGCTACCCCTACGCAGACCACCACCAGATGAAGGAAGGCAGCAACCAGCAGCAAGAGCTTGCGGCACCGGCCATGGCttcctttcttcagcagctgaGTACAAATACTAGTGTTGGCATGCATGGTAGTTTGGATTATTCGGGTATGGGACTTGACAAGATTTGCCAGGAGGGCCGAGCTGTGGAGGCTAGCGGCTCCTTTGGCATGAGGAGCTTGCCGGATCTCAGCTCTTTCAGTGGCTACAGATCAAACGCAGAATCGACATCGTCGGTGCAGCCGTACCTGAGATCCAGCAATCTGTCTGACAGCAGTAAACAAGAACAGGATATTGTGTCG GCAAGGAGTAGCAGCAGcggcagtggagctgcgagtgAACGCAAGAAGCGGCCGTCCGAGGAGAGGACGAGCAACGTGAAGAAGTCGAAGCAAGAGGGCTCCAAAGCATCTCCTCCCAAG CCACAAGTGCCTAAAGTGAAGATAGGAGAGAAGATCACCGCATTGCAGCAGATCGTTTCGCCATTCGGGAAG ACTGATACAGCATCAGTGCTGTTTGAGACGATCAAGTACATCAAGTTTTTGCATGAACAAGTGCAG TTGCTGAGCGAGCCGTACACGAATTCGAGCAGGAACAAG GGTAACCTTCCATGGGTAGTGGAGCATGCAGAGACGAGCAAGGGAGATCAGGCAGAGCACGACCTGAGGAACAGGGGCCTCTGCTTGGTCCCTGTCTCGTGGACCCCGGAAGTGTACCGGGACGGCACCGCGATGGACTACTGGACGCCGGCGTACAGGGGCTGCCTGTACCGATGA
- the LOC117852414 gene encoding uncharacterized protein, with translation MAAMGWSDLPPELLTDIAGGITELADIARFRSVCSSWRSAAGDAAAAPPPQPPWLLLPSSPSRLFFCPREDRIYPDLRLPRPAAEAHHRRRRLYASPHGWALAVDPTDLAASLVHPFNGATRPLPPLPAFFKETDDLAWDWSPHGVMVSCGEGIHFCASGPPAADSWAPIPALADCNASSINYAGGKFFVFEEDVCRTAIVDAVTLAVAAVIPAPAVELPSEARLAVAGDELFLLVKSKWMYLFGDDVDFSKAFHVNHRGVNPAWQELAGIGDRALFIDSLHGFAVPTAGFGNLESNTIYTVSINEVSNRRPTKVNYSVSAFSLESRSSKKLACRLNGRNMAMRGESPSWIVPSLIEG, from the coding sequence ATGGCCGCCATGGGCTGGTCGGacctcccgccggagctcctcACCGACATCGCCGGCGGGATCACGGAGCTCGCTGACATCGCGCGGTTCCGCTCCGTCTGCTCGTCCTGGCGCTCGGCGGCGggggacgcggcggccgcgcccccgccgcagccgccgtggctcctcctcccgtcctccCCGTCCCGGCTCTTCTTCTGCCCCCGGGAGGACCGCATCTACCCGGACCTCCGCCTGCCCCGCCCCGCAGCGGAggcgcaccaccgccgccgccgcctctacGCGTCACCGCACGGGTGGGCCCTCGCCGTCGACCCCACGGATCTCGCGGCCTCCCTCGTCCACCCCTTCAACGGCGCCACCCGcccgctcccgccgctcccggccttctTCAAGGAGACCGACGACCTGGCCTGGGACTGGTCCCCGCACGGCGTCATGGTGTCCTGCGGCGAGGGCATCCATTTCTGCGCCtccggcccgcccgccgccgactCATGGGCCCCGATCCCCGCCCTCGCCGACTGCAACGCCAGCAGCATCAACTACGCAGGCGGCAAGTTCTTCGTCTTCGAGGAGGACGTTTGCCGCACCGCCATCGTCGACGCCGTCACCCTCGCCGTCGCAGCCGTCATCCCGGCTCCGGCCGTCGAGCTCCCCTCCGAGGCGCGCCTcgcggtcgccggcgacgagctcttcctcctcgtcaagTCCAAGTGGATGTACCTCTTCGGCGACGACGTCGACTTCTCCAAGGCCTTCCACGTCAACCACCGCGGCGTCAATCCGGCTTGGCAGGAGCTCGCCGGCATCGGCGACCGCGCGCTCTTCATCGATTCCCTCCACGGCTTCGCGGTGCCGACGGCGGGATTTGGCAACCTCGAGAGCAACACCATCTACACTGTGAGCATCAATGAGGTGAGCAACAGGCGTCCCACCAAGGTGAACTACAGCGTGTCGGCGTTCAGCCTGGAGAGCCGGAGCTCCAAGAAACTTGCGTGCCGGCTTAACGGCCGGAACATGGCGATGCGTGGCGAGTCCCCATCGTGGATCGTACCAAGCTTAATTGAAGGTTGA
- the LOC117841947 gene encoding high mobility group B protein 3: MKGKADTSKKGDGRLKAGGGAGKRKKAAASGKPKRPPSAFFVFMSEFRQEYQAQHPDNKSVAAVSKAAGEKWRAMSEEEKQPYVDQAGQKKQDYEKNKANFDKKESTSSKKAKTQDDEGSDKSKSEVDDEDGGSDEENEEDE; encoded by the exons GCtcaaggccggcggcggcgccggcaagcggaagaaggccgccgcGAGCGGCAAGCCCAAGCGCCCGCCGTccgccttcttcgtcttcat GTCTGAATTCAGGCAGGAGTACCAGGCGCAGCACCCTGATAACAAGAGCGTCGCGGCC GTGAGCAAGGCAGCAGGGGAAAAGTGGCGTGCTATGTCAGAGGAA GAGAAGCAACCATACGTGGACCAGGCTGGGCAGAAGAAGCAGGACTATGAGAAGAACAAGGCCAACTTTGATAAGAAG GAGAGCACAAGCTCAAAGAAGGCTAAGACTCAGGATGATGAGGGCTCTGACAAGTCAAAGTCTGaagttgatgatgaggatggtgGCAGCGACGAG GAAAATGAGGAAGATGAGTAA
- the LOC117866326 gene encoding amino acid transporter AVT3B has protein sequence MGFGMGNNGASSSSSRLDPAPLLPHHGVASAEIGLSSQPKTFANVFIAVVGAGVLGLPYTFSHTGWAAGSLLLSAVAGLTFYCMMLLVACRRRLADEHPKIASFGDLGDAVFGAHGRFAVDVMLVLSQVSFCVGYLIFISNTLAHLYPIFAPSSSALLSPKALFIWAMLPFQLGLNSIKTLTLLAPLSIFADVVDLGAMGVVLGQDVAAWLAKPPPVVAFGGPGALLYGLGVSVYAFEGIGMVLPLEAEAANKKKFGVTLGLSMAFIGVMYGLFGVMGYVAFGDATRDIITTNLGAGWLSAAVQLGLCINLFFTMPVMMNPVYEVAERLLHGKRYCWWLRWLLVAAVGLSAMYVPNFTDFLALVGSSVCVLLGFVLPASFHLKVFGAEMAWPGVLSDVLLVVLGLALAVFGTYTSLLQIFHSSSV, from the coding sequence ATGGGATTTGGAATGGGGAATAACGGGgcgagctcgtcgtcgtcgcggctGGACCCCGCGCCGCTCCTGCCGCACCACGGCGTCGCGAGCGCCGAGATCGGGCTGTCGTCGCAGCCCAAGACGTTCGCCAACGTCTTCATCGCGGtggtcggcgccggcgtgctGGGGCTGCCGTACACCTTCTCGCAcacggggtgggcggcggggtcgctgctgctctccgccgtcgccgggctCACCTTCTACTGCATGATGCTGCTCgtcgcgtgccgccgccgcctcgccgacgaGCACCCTAAGATCGCCTCGTTCGGGGACCTCGGGGACGCCGTGTTCGGCGCGCACGGGCGGTTCGCCGTGGACGTGATGCTGGTGCTCAGCCAAGTGAGCTTCTGCGTCGGGTACCTCATCTTCATCTCCAACACGCTGGCGCACCTCTACCCGATATTCgcgccgtcgtcctccgccctcctctcccccaaGGCGCTCTTCATCTGGGCGATGCTGCCGTTCCAGCTCGGGCTCAATTCCATCAAGACGCTCACGCTGCTCGCGCCGCTCAGCATCTTCGCCGACGTCGTCGACCTCGGCGCCATGGGGGTGGTCCTCGGCCAGGACGTCGCTGCGTGGCTCGCCAAGCCCCCACCCGTGGTCGCCTTCGGCGGCCCGGGCGCGCTCCTCTACGGGCTCGGCGTCTCCGTGTACGCGTTCGAGGGCATCGGCATGGTGCTGCcgctggaggcggaggcggcgaacaAGAAGAAGTTCGGCGTCACGCTGGGGCTGTCCATGGCGTTCATCGGCGTCATGTACGGGCTGTTCGGCGTGATGGGGTACGTCGCGTTCGGCGACGCCACGCGGGACATCATCACCACCAACCTCGGCGCCGGGTGGCTGTCGGCCGCCGTGCAGCTGGGGCTGTGCAtcaacctcttcttcacgaTGCCGGTGATGATGAACCCCGTGTACGAGGTCGCCGAGCGTCTGCTCCACGGCAAGCGCTACTGCTGGTGGCTCCGGTggctgctcgtcgccgccgtcgggctCTCCGCCATGTACGTGCCCAACTTCACCGACTTCCTGGCGCTCGTCGGGAGCAGCGTATGCGTCCTCCTCGGGTTCGTGCTGCCGGCCTCCTTCCACCTCAAGGTGTTCGGCGCCGAGATGGCCTGGCCCGGGGTGCTCTCCGATGTCCTCCTGGTCGTGCTCGGCCTCGCGCTTGCCGTGTTCGGCACGTACACGTCGCTGCTGCAAATCTTCCACTCGTCCAGCGTCTGA